CACTTCACATCTGATTTcttcaacatgacaatgagtttatTGTACTCAAagggcctccacagtcaccagatctcagtccaactGAGTACCTTTGAAAGCAGGTGGAACAGGAGACTTGCATCATGGGTGTGCTGCCATCAAATCTGCAGCTAGCATGTCAATATTTACCCAAATCTTCAAGCACTCTGATGGATTGGAGCGATGAATTGCAGCAGTACTGAAGGCAAAAAGAGTCCTACTTGTTacagtgtacctaataaagtggccggtATGTGTATGTCAGTGTAACATTACTCTACAAAGGAAAAACATGCTTTTTGAaacaaaaattacaataaaataaaataaaaaattgatgATATGATATATTCTTTTGGTCAGACTGTCGGTGATGTCAGTGATTAACAGTCAGTGTTTTCGTATTTACCATAAAAAATCCTTGCTTCACTAATGACAACCACATGGGGGCAGTATTACACTAGATTTAATCAAAAATAATGTCAGGAGAAAATCACAACACCAAAATACATGATGGACATTTTTAAAGCTACTAAAGGTATAACTTCCATAATAAAATACTATGACGCATGATAGCATCTGTTAGATCCGATGCTATGAATTATGAGTTAAAACTGCAGCAAGAGAAATGAGTGTAACTCATGTAAAGAGCCCTAACTTGTAAAGAACACAAAGTCATcgagtcttttttaaaaattatgttCCTAATACATGATGTTTCCGCTGCCGATCTATCTGAATTAAACTTGTGTGATGTACAGCAAATACCGTCCTTTCACTTTTGCAATTTGAATGTGGTAGAAAGTCTGTGCCAAAAACCATTTTGGCTCCAAAACACCTTtaataacagaaataaaaatgcaacatgaaattatttaatttatttttaaattgacatgttttgtcttttaaaagTGCAGCAATTTCAAAGAGTTTTACAATCCAGATCAAGTCAGTGATTTACCAGAAAACACTGCATACAAAATGCTCGAATACAGACGCTCTAGTTAAGCCTTTTAAAGATGTACAATAAAAGACTTGTTGTACTTAGAAATGTGACCCCATTTCTCTGTTTTATGGAAGCAGATACTCTTTTACAGACATTAGAGCTTTCACCTGACTGGACTTTGATAAGCCACAACACATTCTCAAGTAGAAAGGTAATAGATAATTGAAAGAGAACAAAAAGTAACAGAAACAGTATAAAATTGTAAGAAGTGAGCCAACACTTGGTTCCAGTCAAAATGCCACACATTTTTTGagattttaaatcttttaaggcctatttcaaataaaaaggaccaaatctgaaaagaaaaagctgctgaaaAATTGCATGGcctcattaaatattttaaagttatTGTAAAAACAAATTCTAAGGTGGTCAGTGGGAGGCTCTGATTTACTTAGCATAgtaaatgatttgttttttattttggttgtgAAATTCGTTCTTACTTGAAAATTCAGAAAGTCCGTTGCAGAGTAGACAGTGTAGCTTACAGAGTTGTTTCTTGAGCTCTGGCATCATTATGGGAAAATATACAGATTAAAATGTGAGCAGTACtttttgtttcagctgtttttacttttactttgaatGACAGATTATTTCTTAATTCTTCCACTGGTTTAGTTGTTAATAATGAGAAACTTCAGCAGCACTGACATGTCAGAGGGAGAGACAATTATGGGAAATTCTGCTTCAACAGGTCGCCACACTGGGATGAAACATCTTAGTCCGTAGTGCTCTGTGTAGCTGGAGCAAACTAGCTAGCAGGCTAATTGTCTTTGTAATTGCACTTAATGATTActgcagtcatgtgaaaaagtttCCACAGTACGATACTACATGCATACAACAGTTTATAGAGCCACCTATAGAACCAAAAACGTCAGGTAATTGTTTTTTCTATATGGCTTTATAAGTTTCAAGTGTTCTTCTACAAGATTGCTTCAGTTAATTGAGGTTTGCAAACATTCATTAATGCACAGGGCTGACTGGACTGGACTTCTAGCATCTTAGGATCACTGTCCCGTTGCATGGCCCAGTTTAAGCCAAACTTTAGCTGTCTGTCAAAGTCTCACATTTCACtgtagaatactttggtatacagaggactTTGTGGTCAACTCAGTGACTGGAAGGTGTCCATTCCCTTGATTGTAAAACAAGCCCAACTAATctcccctccaccaccgtgctttaTGGTTGGTTTGAGgtatttgtgctgatatgctagTTTCTGCCACAAacatggtgctgtgcattatggtcaaacatctccactttggtctcgtctgactacaggacattgttccagaaattTTGTAGTTTGTTCATTTGTAACCTTGCAAACCTAAGGTGTGCTGCCATGTGCTTTTTTAGGGATAAGAGGCTTTCCttctaaacaaaacaaatttgttCACCTTTTTCCAAATTGAGCACTGCACATTCTGAACTTGGAGGGATATTTGCTGGGAAGATTGTAGCAGTGTATTAACACACACAACTGAACGCTCCAAACAAGCAAACTGCTACAACTTCTGCATTTGATGAGCAGCATCTGGTTACCTCTTACCATCTTAATTCCTACGAAAGCAATAAGGGCGTACTTAGTTGTTCTACTACTATTTTGCTGTCAAATTATTTGTGCATGTGTATCTCAAGCCACATGAACTGTGTAACCTCTGTGATTTCAAATCCATGTCTTCACATCCATGTGTCTGCACTTggatctgtgtgtctgtgatgaGATTTCTAAATTTGTAAACAAATCTGTTAACCTGTAACATCGATTTCTTAAAGTGTAGAGAAATGTGGATGTGTGTAATTCAGACGTATTTAAGCATCTCTAAACAATCTGATTAAATCACTCTGTCATTTATTGTAATCTGTAAGATAAGATGACAATTCAgttactttttcatttttgagtAGATCTGAGGCACttaactgttttatttttgcacctTTAAAATCTCAAGCACTCATCTGTGGGAGTTAGTAATCACTTTTTCAGTTTCTCATTCATGAATTTGCTAATAACTACCTCTTCTTTTACAGTACTTCATTCATAGTTGTTATACAGTATCTAAATTTCTTCTCAGACACACTTTTTGCACTCCTCTAGTTTGATTGAGACAGATATAAACTGTTTTAACTGTGCAAAACacaatcttcttttttttttttggacaaatTGTCGCTCGGTGGAGTCACTGCCTTCATGAATGAGTTTGTTCCTGTCTTTCACTTTTGTCACTGAGCTGAGCAGCAGTCTCAAACCACAGCTTCTCCACCTGCTCCTTTCCTAACTCCCAGAGCTGCTGGAGAATGTTAACACCCTTTCTGGATGAAATCATCAGATACTCTTCATTTTCTGGCTGCAAGGTCACAGAGTAACGAGCTAAAACTAAGGACTGGCAAAAGCGGGACAGCACCAGCAAATATAGACAATCTTTCTCCGCCTCATTGAGAGGAAGGACGCTTTCCCAGCCAGCAAGGACGGGTCCACCCACCTCGATGGGTTTAGGGTGCTCAGTCATCATGTACATGACGGTGATTGCAAGCTCATGGATGTAGTAGCCACTATTCATGTCGCCAAAGTCCAGAATTCCGGTGATCCTATAGCCTTCTTTATCATTAGGCTGTACCAGGACATTGAGGTCATTGAAGTCGCCATGGTTAAtgcctttaaaaagaaattttaaaagtcACTACATGAGAGACACATTGACACTGACTACATACAATCAGCCAATGAGAAGCCAAGTCAAGGTAGTAGTACAGTGCATGCTGTATGAGCAGCTCTCTGATAAACAGTTACTGGTCTTTAACCTTCACAGCTATGTTTTTATGACAATAAATATATCTTATGGTAAGTAATAAGCATGTAACTTATAAATGTAACGAGTTAATATTTTATACTCACATTTGCGAAAACTAGAGCATTTGGGATCCACAGAGCTCTTGTACGCCTCGATTACAGACTTCACAACCTCCAGCAGAGGCTCTCCGTCTAACACAAAGAGGTAATCTTCCAGGAGAGTAACATTTGACAGACTCCATTTGAACCCCTCTCTCTCCAGAACGTGAAGATGAGGGTGTTTCATCTTAAATTAGACCAAAAATGCAAGACgtgtaaatgaaaaataactgaTAGATGCATGTATTCTGGGCAGTTTCACGAAATTCTCTTCCAAAGATTCACTGGAATTCTAACACAGAGTGGACACCTTTAGAAAAGATTTCACAGGACTGTTACTATGATACCTTTTTAAGGACTGTGTCCATTTTAGCTGCAGTTTTCCCCGTTTCATACAGCAGCTGTGGAGTTAAAGGAACCTTGGAGATGGTTGTCCCAGGTAAATAGGTCAACAGTCTCACCAGGTACTTCTGACTGCCAAAACCACAATCTGCCAAGAGTAAGGATATGAATAATCTTAGGCTTCAATAAACTTGAATATATATCGAACAATATTGTTACGCACAAGCGTAACAATATTGCTAATTATGCAAACTTCCTTGTGTAAGATTGCCCTTTAGCCCTGAGCCAGTATGTGTTACTCTACTCCTGCAGATGCCAAGTTTGCCTGTGCCTTATCTTTACAGATTATCTGCGAAAGCAACCGTCCAAAGGTCGAGTTCAACTACGCAGAACATTTATACTATGTCACAGAAACACAGTACACAGTACAGTAAGCATGTGCAGTGTGCCAACATACTTAAGTAATGATGGAAAGTCTTTGAACACTGGTTCACTCATTTTCTGTCaatttcaggattttttttaggGTCTAAAAAAATATCCGATCTGCCGTTAAtggctgcattttgtgtttctttggttATCTTTAtccaataaaaatgtatttggtGATCTGGAACatttacatataaaaaaattataagaaATCTGGAAGGAGACA
The genomic region above belongs to Pelmatolapia mariae isolate MD_Pm_ZW linkage group LG15, Pm_UMD_F_2, whole genome shotgun sequence and contains:
- the hykk.2 gene encoding hydroxylysine kinase, which codes for MSPKNAKPNLSHSQVSEIVKRLYRLTASVIQSLPSYDDQNFYVAPSEGGEYILKIMNSEDSKNTLLIEVQTYTMSFLQQNGIPAQTALPNTSGELMSLEEIDCGFGSQKYLVRLLTYLPGTTISKVPLTPQLLYETGKTAAKMDTVLKKMKHPHLHVLEREGFKWSLSNVTLLEDYLFVLDGEPLLEVVKSVIEAYKSSVDPKCSSFRKCINHGDFNDLNVLVQPNDKEGYRITGILDFGDMNSGYYIHELAITVMYMMTEHPKPIEVGGPVLAGWESVLPLNEAEKDCLYLLVLSRFCQSLVLARYSVTLQPENEEYLMISSRKGVNILQQLWELGKEQVEKLWFETAAQLSDKSERQEQTHS